The following are from one region of the Silene latifolia isolate original U9 population chromosome 9, ASM4854445v1, whole genome shotgun sequence genome:
- the LOC141601572 gene encoding uncharacterized protein LOC141601572, which translates to MRDLISENIRNFLNLIELLHFFWKQRAKINWLKDEDASTRFFFNSVKQRHQNGLKSEDGTWNYKVEEFPDIFNLFFMNIYAYHSPAVPFEEFTLKHQHMFNNIQFKLTSDQQDSLSKAFTRNEVRSAVFQLGPLKSPGPDGIPALFIKSTGTMLKRMLRGLFYPCLIRGISSWTLIVVTKCISNRLRKIMPSLVGDFQNGFIPGRSISDNILISHELFHHIGKKVKGADGLLAFKFDMSKAYDRLDWNFLRQTLISMHFPHSFITLIMNCVSSVFYQVMVNGSAGVPFRPKSGIRQGDPISPYLFALCTEVLSQLLLQAEGNKLLKGIKICNGSPPISHLLFADDSIFFTYANPRYCITLKRIIDCYCEASGQRINEDKSAIIFSPNSTLRNTRSCLKILKVHKNSGMGKYLGLPIDFGSSKREIFVFLIEKVRKRIMSWNNNYLSPAGRLTLIASVLSSLSIFFLSVFKMPGSVSWGCRGVLWGIDLLRPHLSWSVDFPTFLDVWHDKWVHGRTLAQVLSISADDLRVTPPLSICQLQIDTGDWDVQLIGHLCGDAALPFFLSTIIPLRDSSDSFYWNPTISGVYTVKSGYALAHEDLWNLKATTTDKNRVNSSTSLFCKKLLWNLPIPGKWRMFLWKLLTNTLPVGKEAEKSNLDWDLSCLLCSTCDQVETLEHFFRDCQFASHLWKGSQLGIRCFVGNNISIQAWVINWILLFMKQSDPIFLISFFSLSSEALSNYHVENQRKIGMHTIFKLDDDMISDAVRIQHFCPYFLVGTTCCSGAIRLKCDASWKSDFRASAGWFFQNSNGETLHSNHTCFWVFSAFQAEALAFKFAITEAVTRRFLHLEANSDCLNLVLQVAGAQVPMQAAKSILGSIYSLLPAFHCLSISHCPRALNRIAHSIAKKAMM; encoded by the exons ATGAGGGACCTTATCTCTGAAAACATCAGGAATTTCTTGAATTTAATAGAGCTGCTGCATTTTTTTTGGAAACAAAGAGCAAAGATTAACTGGTTAAAGGATGAAGATGCTTCAACAAGGTTTTTCTTTAACTCTGTTAAACAACGACATCAAAATGGTTTAAAGTCGGAAGATGGTACGTGGAATTATAAGGTTGAGGAGTTCCCTGACATTTTTAATCTATTCTTCATGAATATTTATGCCTACCACTCTCCGGCTGTTCCTTTTGAAGAATTTACTTTGAAGCATCAGCATATGTTTAATAATATTCAATTCAAATTGACTTCTGATCAACAAGACTCTTTATCTAAGGCTTTCACAAGGAATGAGGTTCGTTCAGCTGTTTTTCAGTTGGGACCTCTTAAATCTCCAGGACCGGATGGAATTCCGGCATTATTTATCAAAAGTACTGGTACCATGTTAAAGAGGATGTTACGTGGTCTGTTTTATCCATGCTTAATACGGGGAATATCTTCTTGGACTTTAATT GTTGTGACCAAATGTATTTCTAATAGACTGAGGAAGATTATGCCTTCTCTTGTTGGGGATTTTCAAAATGGATTTATTCCGGGAAGGAGTATTAGTGACAACATATTGATTTCTCATGAATTATTTCATCACATTGGAAAGAAAGTTAAAGGAGCTGATGGCCTTCTTGCTTTTAAATTTGACATGAGTAAGGCTTATGACCGTCTTGATTGGAATTTCTTAAGACAGACGTTGATTTCTATGCATTTTCCACATAGCTTTATCACTTTGATTATGAACTGTGTTTCCTCAGTCTTTTATCAAGTGATGGTTAATGGCTCTGCTGGAGTACCCTTTCGTCCGAAATCAGGGATTAGACAAGGTGACCCGATATCACCATATTTGTTTGCTCTTTGTACTGAGGTCCTCTCTCAACTTTTATTGCAGGCTGAGGGAAATAAACTCTTGAAAGGAATTAAGATTTGTAATGGAAGTCCACCAATTTCACACCTTCTATTTGCGGATGATTCAATCTTTTTCACTTATGCTAATCCAAGATACTGTATAACTTTGAAAAGAATCATTGACTGCTATTGTGAGGCATCTGGTCAAAGAATTAATGAAGATAAGTCTGCTATTATTTTCAGCCCTAATAGTACACTGCGGAATACAAGGTCTTGTCTAAAGATTTTAAAGGTCCATAAAAACTCAGGTATGGGCAAGTACTTAGGTTTACCGATAGACTTTGGTTCTAGTAAAAGGGAGATTTTTGTTTTCCTTATTGAGAAGGTACGAAAGAGGATTATGAGTTGGAATAATAACTACCTATCACCAGCTGGAAGATTAACACTTATTGCTTCTGTTCTTTCTTCACTATCTATTTTCTTTCTATCGGTATTTAAAATGCCG GGTTCGGTTTCTTGGGGTTGTCGTGGAGTTCTTTGGGGCATAGATTTGCTGCGCCCTCATCTTTCTTGGAGTGtggattttccaacttttctggATGTATGGCATGATAAATGGGTGCATGGTCGTACGTTGGCACAGGTGCTTTCTATTTCTGCTGATGACTTACGGGTTACACCACCTTTAAGTATCTGTCAATTGCAGATTGATACAGGGGATTGGGATGTTCAATTAATTGGGCATCTTTGTGGTGATGCTGCGTTGCCTTTCTTTTTGTCCACTATTATTCCATTAAGGGACTCCTCTGATTCCTTTTACTGGAATCCTACAATATCGGGTGTTTACACAGTTAAATCTGGATATGCTTTGGCTCATGAAGATCTTTGGAATCTTAAAGCTACTACAACTGATAAAAATCGTGTGAATTCATCTACTTCCCTATTCTGCAAAAAGCTGTTGTGGAACTTGCCTATTCCTGGGAAATGGCGAatgttcttatggaaattattgACGAATACGTTGCCAGTTGGTAAGGAAGCGGAGAAGAGCAACCTTGATTGGGATTTATCTTGTTTATTATGCTCGACTTGTGACCAAGTTGAAACTTTGGAGCATTTTTTCCGTGACTGTCAGTTTGCTTCACATCTTTGGAAGGGGTCGCAACTTGGTATTAGGTGCTTTGTCGGTAATAATATCTCTATCCAAGCTTGGGTTATCAACTGGATATTACTCTTTATGAAGCAAAGTGATCCTAtctttcttatttctttcttc AGTCTTTCTTCTGAAGCCCTTTCTAATTATCATGTGGAAAATCAACGGAAAATTGGGATGCACACGATCTTTAAGTTGGATGATGATATGATCTCTGATGCTGTGCGAATTCAACATTTTTGTCCTTATTTCCTTGTGGGGACGACTTGTTGTTCGGGTGCTATCAGACTCAAGTGTGATGCCTCTTGGAAGTCGGATTTTCGTGCTTCTGCTGGTTGGTTTTTCCAAAATTCGAATGGTGAAACTCTTCATTCTAATCATACTTGTTTCTGGGTATTTTCTGCTTTTCAGGCTGAAGCGTTAGCATTCAAATTTGCGATTACGGAAGCTGTCACTCGAAGGTTTTTGCATCTTGAAGCTAATTCGGACTGCTTAAATTTGGTTCTTCAGGTTGCGGGTGCACAAGTTCCTATGCAAGCTGCTAAATCTATATTAGGAAGTATTTATAGTTTGCTCCCGGCTTTTCATTGTCTTTCTATTAGTCATTGTCCTAGGGCTCTTAATAGGATTGCACACTCTATAGCTAAAAAAGCTATGATGTAG